One window of the Populus trichocarpa isolate Nisqually-1 chromosome 9, P.trichocarpa_v4.1, whole genome shotgun sequence genome contains the following:
- the LOC7463317 gene encoding uncharacterized protein LOC7463317 isoform X4 has protein sequence MDAPLDFEFEDPLLNSPVIVKKSKKVIGLDDLLTDHYQEKSKVIERESKRAKAKKKYDSDEDDFDKEALLSKQINECHNQMQELSGEAEIATWGVHVFGNQKRLPVLTLPELGSCSLLQSFMSSELNSLVELTTEKVETFLEGLLVNGWLSKLVNTRSYIEKSIAKWTFYLMLYSSKEELRASACDFWCNILSPRDKTEKLPIRIEWFPSYCELRSALKTYGFLFNYLSRTESIITNSGVRGPPKNIRAWIKFVAACCCVRSKRPVFSASEAEELVEVAVFLSSDRQLEGLLVLLDEFVQSVISYFTDEEWNISCEKIARSISCRSPRDLNCLQTVECISGVSTRGNHLRSAISYQILLNCFDNKVHFCHISQASNEEEILSFLISINVKDRSCDLFQMYIYLVLTENWLLSNPMFELKPVIYEMWGVYLRNCSCQITSTDMRPYASKHQDTAITTFPLLRLHFMGCTIFNLCRIT, from the exons ATGGATGCTCCTCTTGACTTTGAATTTGAAGACCCACTTCTTAATTCTCCTGTTATTGTCAAGAAAAG CAAGAAAGTTATTGGCTTGGATGATCTTTTGACTGATCACTACCAGGAGAAAAGCAAAGTGATCGAGAGGGAATCTAAACGagcaaaagcaaagaaaaaatatgattcAGATGAGGATGATTTTGACAAAGAAGCTTTactatcaaaacaaattaatgaatgCCACAATCAG ATGCAAGAATTGAGTGGTGAGGCAGAGATTGCCACGTGGGGTGTACATGTTTTTGGCAATCAG AAACGCCTGCCAGTTCTTACACTGCCTGAGCTTGGAAGTTGCTCACTTTTGCAGTCTTTCATGAGCAGCGAGCTCAACTCTTTGGTTGAACTCACCACAGAAAAAG TGGAAACTTTTCTTGAAGGACTATTAGTAAATGGTTGGCTCTCAAAATTGGTCAACACCCGTAGCtatatagaaaaatcaatagCTAAATGGACTTTCTATTTGA TGTTATATTCATCAAAAGAAGAGTTGAGAGCATCTGCCTGTGACTTCTGGTGCAACATTCTTTCGCCTCGGGATAAG ACCGAGAAGCTGCCTATCAGAATCGAGTGGTTTCCCAGTTACTGTGAGCTGAGAAGTGCTCTCAAAACATATGGATTTCTCTTCAATTATTTGTCACGGACAGAATCAATAATCACCA ATTCAGGGGTTAGAGGGCCACCTAAAAATATTAGAGCCTGGATCAAATTTGTAGCTGCCTGTTGTTGTGTCAG gAGCAAACGGCCTGTATTTTCAGCTTCAGAAGCTGAGGAACTAGTTGAAGTTGCTGTTTTCCTTTCCTCAGATCGCCAGCTTGAAGGTTTACTGGTGCTTTTGGATGAATTTGTGCAATCAGTTATCAGTTACTTCACAGATGAAGAATGGAATATCAGCTGTGAAAAGATAGCAAGATCCATCTCTTGCAG AAGCCCCAGGGACTTGAACTGTTTGCAGACTGTGGAATGCATTTCAGGAGTCAGCACTCGTGGCAATCACCTGAGGAGTGCCATTTCTTATCAGATTCTGCTTAATTGTTTCGATAATAAG GTTCACTTTTGTCACATTTCTCAGGCTTCCAACGAAGAAGAGATCCTGAGTTTCCTCATATCCATAAACGTGAAAGACCGAAGTTGTGATCTTTTCCAGATGTACATCTACCTGGTTTTGACTGAAAACTGGCTCTTGTCCAATCCAATGTTTGAACTCAAGCCAGTGATCTATGAAATGTGGGGTGTTTATCTGCGAAACTGTTCTTGCCAAATCACCAGCACAGATATGAGGCCCTATGCATCAAAG CATCAAGATACTGCAATCACCACATTTCCCCTGTTGCGACTGCACTTCATGGGTTGCACCATTTTCAATTTGTGCAGAATAACATGA
- the LOC7463318 gene encoding SHUGOSHIN 2 — translation MKGERMAKRSSFGNIMRKRLSDITNTQAQHKLVGLIVEQSQISESNEDLINQLLQVKQEKEMLLKLVEERNKIIELSGNKLRDLRMNYQKLQAQNWNLAQSNSQMLAELNLGREKLKALQHEIVCKEALLKVKNLGPQGKADMNCQNVVSQEVEKIEEEECVPGAANNDIKPCSRSRRRTARSRSMGPSTTNRQTVEKEKAETKRRCVRRQSAASRSQEREPAENLFEIEDVRFPVSNSSDKSMKENGQTSSSITKEEICKPSNEAQVSHRSSIGRPSRRAAEKVQSYKEVPLNVKMRRAE, via the exons ATGAAAGGAGAAAGAATGGCAAAAAGATCATCATTTGGTAACATAATGAGGAAAAGACTCTCTGATATTACCAACACTCAGGCACAACACAAATTGGTTGGCCTCATAGTAGAGCAGTCCCAGATTTCTGAATCCAATGAAGACTTAATTAATCAGCTTCTTCAG GTGAAACAGGAAAAAGAAATGCTGCTGAAACTGGTAGAAGAGAGAAA TAAAATCATAGAATTGAGTGGAAATAAATTGAGGGATCTGCGAATGAATTATCAGAAATTGCAGGCGCAGAACTGGAATCTTGCTCAATCAAACAGCCAGATGTTAGCA GAGCTTAATTTAGGAAGAGAAAAG CTGAAAGCACTACAACATGAAATTGTTTGCAAAGAAGCCTTACTTAAAGTAAAGAATCTAGGACCACAG GGAAAAGCAGATATGAATTGTCAAAATGTTGTCTCCCAG GAAGTGGAGAAGATAGAAGAGGAGGAATGTGTGCCAGGAGCTGCTAACAATGATATCAAACCTTGTAGTCGCAGCAGAAGGCGCACAGCAAGAAGTCGAT CCATGGGCCCTTCTACTACAAATCGACAAACTGTAGAAAAAGAGAAGGCTGAAACCAAAAG GCGTTGTGTGAGAAGGCAATCTGCTGCTAGCAGATCACAAGAGCGGGAACCTGCAGAGAACTTGTTCGAGATTGAGGATGTTAGATTTCCAGTCTCTAATTCAAGTGATAAATCAATGAAAGAAAATGGTCAAACTTCATCATCTATCACGAAGGAAGAAATTTGTAAGCCAAGTAACGAAGCGCAAGTATCGCATAGATCCTCTATTGGAAGGCCATCACGAAGAGCAGCTGAGAAGGTGCAATCCTACAAAGAAGTTCCACTCAATGTAAAAATGCGCAGAGCAGAATGA
- the LOC7463317 gene encoding uncharacterized protein LOC7463317 isoform X1, which produces MDAPLDFEFEDPLLNSPVIVKKSKKVIGLDDLLTDHYQEKSKVIERESKRAKAKKKYDSDEDDFDKEALLSKQINECHNQMQELSGEAEIATWGVHVFGNQKRLPVLTLPELGSCSLLQSFMSSELNSLVELTTEKVETFLEGLLVNGWLSKLVNTRSYIEKSIAKWTFYLMLYSSKEELRASACDFWCNILSPRDKTEKLPIRIEWFPSYCELRSALKTYGFLFNYLSRTESIITNSGVRGPPKNIRAWIKFVAACCCVRSKRPVFSASEAEELVEVAVFLSSDRQLEGLLVLLDEFVQSVISYFTDEEWNISCEKIARSISCRRVDVHSLLISFACRSPRDLNCLQTVECISGVSTRGNHLRSAISYQILLNCFDNKVHFCHISQASNEEEILSFLISINVKDRSCDLFQMYIYLVLTENWLLSNPMFELKPVIYEMWGVYLRNCSCQITSTDMRPYASKHQDTAITTFPLLRLHFMGCTIFNLCRIT; this is translated from the exons ATGGATGCTCCTCTTGACTTTGAATTTGAAGACCCACTTCTTAATTCTCCTGTTATTGTCAAGAAAAG CAAGAAAGTTATTGGCTTGGATGATCTTTTGACTGATCACTACCAGGAGAAAAGCAAAGTGATCGAGAGGGAATCTAAACGagcaaaagcaaagaaaaaatatgattcAGATGAGGATGATTTTGACAAAGAAGCTTTactatcaaaacaaattaatgaatgCCACAATCAG ATGCAAGAATTGAGTGGTGAGGCAGAGATTGCCACGTGGGGTGTACATGTTTTTGGCAATCAG AAACGCCTGCCAGTTCTTACACTGCCTGAGCTTGGAAGTTGCTCACTTTTGCAGTCTTTCATGAGCAGCGAGCTCAACTCTTTGGTTGAACTCACCACAGAAAAAG TGGAAACTTTTCTTGAAGGACTATTAGTAAATGGTTGGCTCTCAAAATTGGTCAACACCCGTAGCtatatagaaaaatcaatagCTAAATGGACTTTCTATTTGA TGTTATATTCATCAAAAGAAGAGTTGAGAGCATCTGCCTGTGACTTCTGGTGCAACATTCTTTCGCCTCGGGATAAG ACCGAGAAGCTGCCTATCAGAATCGAGTGGTTTCCCAGTTACTGTGAGCTGAGAAGTGCTCTCAAAACATATGGATTTCTCTTCAATTATTTGTCACGGACAGAATCAATAATCACCA ATTCAGGGGTTAGAGGGCCACCTAAAAATATTAGAGCCTGGATCAAATTTGTAGCTGCCTGTTGTTGTGTCAG gAGCAAACGGCCTGTATTTTCAGCTTCAGAAGCTGAGGAACTAGTTGAAGTTGCTGTTTTCCTTTCCTCAGATCGCCAGCTTGAAGGTTTACTGGTGCTTTTGGATGAATTTGTGCAATCAGTTATCAGTTACTTCACAGATGAAGAATGGAATATCAGCTGTGAAAAGATAGCAAGATCCATCTCTTGCAG AAGGGTGGATGTACACTCTTTGCTCATATCCTTTGCTTGCAG AAGCCCCAGGGACTTGAACTGTTTGCAGACTGTGGAATGCATTTCAGGAGTCAGCACTCGTGGCAATCACCTGAGGAGTGCCATTTCTTATCAGATTCTGCTTAATTGTTTCGATAATAAG GTTCACTTTTGTCACATTTCTCAGGCTTCCAACGAAGAAGAGATCCTGAGTTTCCTCATATCCATAAACGTGAAAGACCGAAGTTGTGATCTTTTCCAGATGTACATCTACCTGGTTTTGACTGAAAACTGGCTCTTGTCCAATCCAATGTTTGAACTCAAGCCAGTGATCTATGAAATGTGGGGTGTTTATCTGCGAAACTGTTCTTGCCAAATCACCAGCACAGATATGAGGCCCTATGCATCAAAG CATCAAGATACTGCAATCACCACATTTCCCCTGTTGCGACTGCACTTCATGGGTTGCACCATTTTCAATTTGTGCAGAATAACATGA
- the LOC7463317 gene encoding uncharacterized protein LOC7463317 isoform X5 has translation MDAPLDFEFEDPLLNSPVIVKKSKKVIGLDDLLTDHYQEKSKVIERESKRAKAKKKYDSDEDDFDKEALLSKQINECHNQMQELSGEAEIATWGVHVFGNQKRLPVLTLPELGSCSLLQSFMSSELNSLVELTTEKVETFLEGLLVNGWLSKLVNTRSYIEKSIAKWTFYLMLYSSKEELRASACDFWCNILSPRDKTEKLPIRIEWFPSYCELRSALKTYGFLFNYLSRTESIITNSGVRGPPKNIRAWIKFVAACCCVRSKRPVFSASEAEELVEVAVFLSSDRQLEGLLVLLDEFVQSVISYFTDEEWNISCEKIARSISCRSPRDLNCLQTVECISGVSTRGNHLRSAISYQILLNCFDNKASNEEEILSFLISINVKDRSCDLFQMYIYLVLTENWLLSNPMFELKPVIYEMWGVYLRNCSCQITSTDMRPYASKHQDTAITTFPLLRLHFMGCTIFNLCRIT, from the exons ATGGATGCTCCTCTTGACTTTGAATTTGAAGACCCACTTCTTAATTCTCCTGTTATTGTCAAGAAAAG CAAGAAAGTTATTGGCTTGGATGATCTTTTGACTGATCACTACCAGGAGAAAAGCAAAGTGATCGAGAGGGAATCTAAACGagcaaaagcaaagaaaaaatatgattcAGATGAGGATGATTTTGACAAAGAAGCTTTactatcaaaacaaattaatgaatgCCACAATCAG ATGCAAGAATTGAGTGGTGAGGCAGAGATTGCCACGTGGGGTGTACATGTTTTTGGCAATCAG AAACGCCTGCCAGTTCTTACACTGCCTGAGCTTGGAAGTTGCTCACTTTTGCAGTCTTTCATGAGCAGCGAGCTCAACTCTTTGGTTGAACTCACCACAGAAAAAG TGGAAACTTTTCTTGAAGGACTATTAGTAAATGGTTGGCTCTCAAAATTGGTCAACACCCGTAGCtatatagaaaaatcaatagCTAAATGGACTTTCTATTTGA TGTTATATTCATCAAAAGAAGAGTTGAGAGCATCTGCCTGTGACTTCTGGTGCAACATTCTTTCGCCTCGGGATAAG ACCGAGAAGCTGCCTATCAGAATCGAGTGGTTTCCCAGTTACTGTGAGCTGAGAAGTGCTCTCAAAACATATGGATTTCTCTTCAATTATTTGTCACGGACAGAATCAATAATCACCA ATTCAGGGGTTAGAGGGCCACCTAAAAATATTAGAGCCTGGATCAAATTTGTAGCTGCCTGTTGTTGTGTCAG gAGCAAACGGCCTGTATTTTCAGCTTCAGAAGCTGAGGAACTAGTTGAAGTTGCTGTTTTCCTTTCCTCAGATCGCCAGCTTGAAGGTTTACTGGTGCTTTTGGATGAATTTGTGCAATCAGTTATCAGTTACTTCACAGATGAAGAATGGAATATCAGCTGTGAAAAGATAGCAAGATCCATCTCTTGCAG AAGCCCCAGGGACTTGAACTGTTTGCAGACTGTGGAATGCATTTCAGGAGTCAGCACTCGTGGCAATCACCTGAGGAGTGCCATTTCTTATCAGATTCTGCTTAATTGTTTCGATAATAAG GCTTCCAACGAAGAAGAGATCCTGAGTTTCCTCATATCCATAAACGTGAAAGACCGAAGTTGTGATCTTTTCCAGATGTACATCTACCTGGTTTTGACTGAAAACTGGCTCTTGTCCAATCCAATGTTTGAACTCAAGCCAGTGATCTATGAAATGTGGGGTGTTTATCTGCGAAACTGTTCTTGCCAAATCACCAGCACAGATATGAGGCCCTATGCATCAAAG CATCAAGATACTGCAATCACCACATTTCCCCTGTTGCGACTGCACTTCATGGGTTGCACCATTTTCAATTTGTGCAGAATAACATGA
- the LOC7463317 gene encoding uncharacterized protein LOC7463317 isoform X6 has product MDAPLDFEFEDPLLNSPVIVKKSKKVIGLDDLLTDHYQEKSKVIERESKRAKAKKKYDSDEDDFDKEALLSKQINECHNQMQELSGEAEIATWGVHVFGNQKRLPVLTLPELGSCSLLQSFMSSELNSLVELTTEKVETFLEGLLVNGWLSKLVNTRSYIEKSIAKWTFYLMLYSSKEELRASACDFWCNILSPRDKTEKLPIRIEWFPSYCELRSALKTYGFLFNYLSRTESIITNSGVRGPPKNIRAWIKFVAACCCVRSKRPVFSASEAEELVEVAVFLSSDRQLEGLLVLLDEFVQSVISYFTDEEWNISCEKIARSISCRSPRDLNCLQTVECISGVSTRGNHLRSAISYQILLNCFDNKASNEEEILSFLISINVKDRSCDLFQMYIYLVLTENWLLSNPMFELKPVIYEMWGVYLRNCSCQITSTDMRPYASKVRTKASYILFGTTNK; this is encoded by the exons ATGGATGCTCCTCTTGACTTTGAATTTGAAGACCCACTTCTTAATTCTCCTGTTATTGTCAAGAAAAG CAAGAAAGTTATTGGCTTGGATGATCTTTTGACTGATCACTACCAGGAGAAAAGCAAAGTGATCGAGAGGGAATCTAAACGagcaaaagcaaagaaaaaatatgattcAGATGAGGATGATTTTGACAAAGAAGCTTTactatcaaaacaaattaatgaatgCCACAATCAG ATGCAAGAATTGAGTGGTGAGGCAGAGATTGCCACGTGGGGTGTACATGTTTTTGGCAATCAG AAACGCCTGCCAGTTCTTACACTGCCTGAGCTTGGAAGTTGCTCACTTTTGCAGTCTTTCATGAGCAGCGAGCTCAACTCTTTGGTTGAACTCACCACAGAAAAAG TGGAAACTTTTCTTGAAGGACTATTAGTAAATGGTTGGCTCTCAAAATTGGTCAACACCCGTAGCtatatagaaaaatcaatagCTAAATGGACTTTCTATTTGA TGTTATATTCATCAAAAGAAGAGTTGAGAGCATCTGCCTGTGACTTCTGGTGCAACATTCTTTCGCCTCGGGATAAG ACCGAGAAGCTGCCTATCAGAATCGAGTGGTTTCCCAGTTACTGTGAGCTGAGAAGTGCTCTCAAAACATATGGATTTCTCTTCAATTATTTGTCACGGACAGAATCAATAATCACCA ATTCAGGGGTTAGAGGGCCACCTAAAAATATTAGAGCCTGGATCAAATTTGTAGCTGCCTGTTGTTGTGTCAG gAGCAAACGGCCTGTATTTTCAGCTTCAGAAGCTGAGGAACTAGTTGAAGTTGCTGTTTTCCTTTCCTCAGATCGCCAGCTTGAAGGTTTACTGGTGCTTTTGGATGAATTTGTGCAATCAGTTATCAGTTACTTCACAGATGAAGAATGGAATATCAGCTGTGAAAAGATAGCAAGATCCATCTCTTGCAG AAGCCCCAGGGACTTGAACTGTTTGCAGACTGTGGAATGCATTTCAGGAGTCAGCACTCGTGGCAATCACCTGAGGAGTGCCATTTCTTATCAGATTCTGCTTAATTGTTTCGATAATAAG GCTTCCAACGAAGAAGAGATCCTGAGTTTCCTCATATCCATAAACGTGAAAGACCGAAGTTGTGATCTTTTCCAGATGTACATCTACCTGGTTTTGACTGAAAACTGGCTCTTGTCCAATCCAATGTTTGAACTCAAGCCAGTGATCTATGAAATGTGGGGTGTTTATCTGCGAAACTGTTCTTGCCAAATCACCAGCACAGATATGAGGCCCTATGCATCAAAG GTCCGCACAAAAGCTTCGTATATTCTATTTGGCACCACCAATAAATAA
- the LOC7463317 gene encoding uncharacterized protein LOC7463317 isoform X3 yields the protein MDAPLDFEFEDPLLNSPVIVKKSKKVIGLDDLLTDHYQEKSKVIERESKRAKAKKKYDSDEDDFDKEALLSKQINECHNQMQELSGEAEIATWGVHVFGNQKRLPVLTLPELGSCSLLQSFMSSELNSLVELTTEKVETFLEGLLVNGWLSKLVNTRSYIEKSIAKWTFYLMLYSSKEELRASACDFWCNILSPRDKTEKLPIRIEWFPSYCELRSALKTYGFLFNYLSRTESIITNSGVRGPPKNIRAWIKFVAACCCVRSKRPVFSASEAEELVEVAVFLSSDRQLEGLLVLLDEFVQSVISYFTDEEWNISCEKIARSISCRRVDVHSLLISFACRSPRDLNCLQTVECISGVSTRGNHLRSAISYQILLNCFDNKVHFCHISQASNEEEILSFLISINVKDRSCDLFQMYIYLVLTENWLLSNPMFELKPVIYEMWGVYLRNCSCQITSTDMRPYASKVRTKASYILFGTTNK from the exons ATGGATGCTCCTCTTGACTTTGAATTTGAAGACCCACTTCTTAATTCTCCTGTTATTGTCAAGAAAAG CAAGAAAGTTATTGGCTTGGATGATCTTTTGACTGATCACTACCAGGAGAAAAGCAAAGTGATCGAGAGGGAATCTAAACGagcaaaagcaaagaaaaaatatgattcAGATGAGGATGATTTTGACAAAGAAGCTTTactatcaaaacaaattaatgaatgCCACAATCAG ATGCAAGAATTGAGTGGTGAGGCAGAGATTGCCACGTGGGGTGTACATGTTTTTGGCAATCAG AAACGCCTGCCAGTTCTTACACTGCCTGAGCTTGGAAGTTGCTCACTTTTGCAGTCTTTCATGAGCAGCGAGCTCAACTCTTTGGTTGAACTCACCACAGAAAAAG TGGAAACTTTTCTTGAAGGACTATTAGTAAATGGTTGGCTCTCAAAATTGGTCAACACCCGTAGCtatatagaaaaatcaatagCTAAATGGACTTTCTATTTGA TGTTATATTCATCAAAAGAAGAGTTGAGAGCATCTGCCTGTGACTTCTGGTGCAACATTCTTTCGCCTCGGGATAAG ACCGAGAAGCTGCCTATCAGAATCGAGTGGTTTCCCAGTTACTGTGAGCTGAGAAGTGCTCTCAAAACATATGGATTTCTCTTCAATTATTTGTCACGGACAGAATCAATAATCACCA ATTCAGGGGTTAGAGGGCCACCTAAAAATATTAGAGCCTGGATCAAATTTGTAGCTGCCTGTTGTTGTGTCAG gAGCAAACGGCCTGTATTTTCAGCTTCAGAAGCTGAGGAACTAGTTGAAGTTGCTGTTTTCCTTTCCTCAGATCGCCAGCTTGAAGGTTTACTGGTGCTTTTGGATGAATTTGTGCAATCAGTTATCAGTTACTTCACAGATGAAGAATGGAATATCAGCTGTGAAAAGATAGCAAGATCCATCTCTTGCAG AAGGGTGGATGTACACTCTTTGCTCATATCCTTTGCTTGCAG AAGCCCCAGGGACTTGAACTGTTTGCAGACTGTGGAATGCATTTCAGGAGTCAGCACTCGTGGCAATCACCTGAGGAGTGCCATTTCTTATCAGATTCTGCTTAATTGTTTCGATAATAAG GTTCACTTTTGTCACATTTCTCAGGCTTCCAACGAAGAAGAGATCCTGAGTTTCCTCATATCCATAAACGTGAAAGACCGAAGTTGTGATCTTTTCCAGATGTACATCTACCTGGTTTTGACTGAAAACTGGCTCTTGTCCAATCCAATGTTTGAACTCAAGCCAGTGATCTATGAAATGTGGGGTGTTTATCTGCGAAACTGTTCTTGCCAAATCACCAGCACAGATATGAGGCCCTATGCATCAAAG GTCCGCACAAAAGCTTCGTATATTCTATTTGGCACCACCAATAAATAA
- the LOC7463317 gene encoding uncharacterized protein LOC7463317 isoform X2 → MDAPLDFEFEDPLLNSPVIVKKSKKVIGLDDLLTDHYQEKSKVIERESKRAKAKKKYDSDEDDFDKEALLSKQINECHNQMQELSGEAEIATWGVHVFGNQKRLPVLTLPELGSCSLLQSFMSSELNSLVELTTEKVETFLEGLLVNGWLSKLVNTRSYIEKSIAKWTFYLMLYSSKEELRASACDFWCNILSPRDKTEKLPIRIEWFPSYCELRSALKTYGFLFNYLSRTESIITNSGVRGPPKNIRAWIKFVAACCCVRSKRPVFSASEAEELVEVAVFLSSDRQLEGLLVLLDEFVQSVISYFTDEEWNISCEKIARSISCRRVDVHSLLISFACRSPRDLNCLQTVECISGVSTRGNHLRSAISYQILLNCFDNKASNEEEILSFLISINVKDRSCDLFQMYIYLVLTENWLLSNPMFELKPVIYEMWGVYLRNCSCQITSTDMRPYASKHQDTAITTFPLLRLHFMGCTIFNLCRIT, encoded by the exons ATGGATGCTCCTCTTGACTTTGAATTTGAAGACCCACTTCTTAATTCTCCTGTTATTGTCAAGAAAAG CAAGAAAGTTATTGGCTTGGATGATCTTTTGACTGATCACTACCAGGAGAAAAGCAAAGTGATCGAGAGGGAATCTAAACGagcaaaagcaaagaaaaaatatgattcAGATGAGGATGATTTTGACAAAGAAGCTTTactatcaaaacaaattaatgaatgCCACAATCAG ATGCAAGAATTGAGTGGTGAGGCAGAGATTGCCACGTGGGGTGTACATGTTTTTGGCAATCAG AAACGCCTGCCAGTTCTTACACTGCCTGAGCTTGGAAGTTGCTCACTTTTGCAGTCTTTCATGAGCAGCGAGCTCAACTCTTTGGTTGAACTCACCACAGAAAAAG TGGAAACTTTTCTTGAAGGACTATTAGTAAATGGTTGGCTCTCAAAATTGGTCAACACCCGTAGCtatatagaaaaatcaatagCTAAATGGACTTTCTATTTGA TGTTATATTCATCAAAAGAAGAGTTGAGAGCATCTGCCTGTGACTTCTGGTGCAACATTCTTTCGCCTCGGGATAAG ACCGAGAAGCTGCCTATCAGAATCGAGTGGTTTCCCAGTTACTGTGAGCTGAGAAGTGCTCTCAAAACATATGGATTTCTCTTCAATTATTTGTCACGGACAGAATCAATAATCACCA ATTCAGGGGTTAGAGGGCCACCTAAAAATATTAGAGCCTGGATCAAATTTGTAGCTGCCTGTTGTTGTGTCAG gAGCAAACGGCCTGTATTTTCAGCTTCAGAAGCTGAGGAACTAGTTGAAGTTGCTGTTTTCCTTTCCTCAGATCGCCAGCTTGAAGGTTTACTGGTGCTTTTGGATGAATTTGTGCAATCAGTTATCAGTTACTTCACAGATGAAGAATGGAATATCAGCTGTGAAAAGATAGCAAGATCCATCTCTTGCAG AAGGGTGGATGTACACTCTTTGCTCATATCCTTTGCTTGCAG AAGCCCCAGGGACTTGAACTGTTTGCAGACTGTGGAATGCATTTCAGGAGTCAGCACTCGTGGCAATCACCTGAGGAGTGCCATTTCTTATCAGATTCTGCTTAATTGTTTCGATAATAAG GCTTCCAACGAAGAAGAGATCCTGAGTTTCCTCATATCCATAAACGTGAAAGACCGAAGTTGTGATCTTTTCCAGATGTACATCTACCTGGTTTTGACTGAAAACTGGCTCTTGTCCAATCCAATGTTTGAACTCAAGCCAGTGATCTATGAAATGTGGGGTGTTTATCTGCGAAACTGTTCTTGCCAAATCACCAGCACAGATATGAGGCCCTATGCATCAAAG CATCAAGATACTGCAATCACCACATTTCCCCTGTTGCGACTGCACTTCATGGGTTGCACCATTTTCAATTTGTGCAGAATAACATGA